The Prionailurus viverrinus isolate Anna chromosome C1, UM_Priviv_1.0, whole genome shotgun sequence DNA window TAAAATGGAGCAAGAATCTTTGGTTTCACCCCGTCCACTGGGAGGTGACCACCTGCAAAGTCAAATATCCCAAGTCCTCAAGGAACCTTCTGTCAGCGAATACTCCTTTCCATCTGCCTTGTGTGGCATGACCCAGGTGGCGAGCGCCATTGCTGTTTGTGGCCTCGGCGAATCGGAAGAGGCGAAGGCTCCGAGTGGCCTCTCGTGTGCAGCTGAGGCTCATGCAGCAGTCCCCCCACTCTGCGGTTTGGCGACAGGGAGCAGCATGGAGCTGGGAAGCGAGGCCATCGCACAGGTATTACTCCAGGAGGCTGCACTGGTTTTAACAAGGCCCGACGCCCACAGCAGCATTGGAGACCTCATGGAATCAGTGAGCAGGAGAATCCTAGAAACGGCTTCAAAGCCTCAGACCCTGTATTCAGAAAACGTCCTCAGGAATGAGCTGGCACAGACCCTCTCCAATGTTATTCTGGAGCATTCCATTGATGaagctctccagagaaacagaacaattgATCCCAATGTTAGCAGACATTCATCTGAGACTCTTGAGACCTTGATGGAAAGTACAAACCAACTGCTCTTCAGCGTGATATGCTTCACATTCAAGAAGATGAGGCATTTTGTACAGCTTGGTGAATGGCCCACTGTCCTTGCTAATGAGACCATCAGATGGAGGGAAACGGACTTAGGCTGCCAGCCACCTGATCAGGCTGCTAGTCTAGCGTGGACAAGAGCCACCGAACATTCCAGCGGCCAGCCACTTGGTGGCAATCCACAGAGTACCAGTCTTGTTACCAATGATCTTCTAGATGACATTTATCTGAAGCAAGATAGGAGGGGCCCAGCAAAGCCAGGCCTCTTCAAGAGTCCCACGCTGCAGTCTGAATTGCCCTGTAGTCCCAGGGGGCCAGATTCTTCACCTGCTAAAACACCCCCCAAGGAAATAGATCTAAAAGTAACAGTGGGAGAAGATCCAGACAAGCCTCATCAGACACCCAGTTACAATGAGAATGAGTTCAGAAcctcttcagagagagagaggacgctCACAGTGGGCAAGTACAGCAGAGGTTCCCAGGATGCCAAGGACAGTGTCAGTATAAACGCCCAGGAGAAGTATAATCATACCTCACGTCTGAACAGTGAAATTCAAGTTAACCTGTCTTTGTTAGGGAATGACTTCCCCCTTCCTGCTCAATCCGCGCTACAGGCAAAACATGCAGACCTATACTGCATTACAGACTTTGCGGAAGAATTAGCAGAGATGATTGTCTCCATGGCAACCGAAATTGCAGCAATTTGCCTTGACAACTCCAATGGAAAACAACCCTGGTTTTGTGCATGGAAAAGAGGGAATGAGTTTCTGGTTACCCCGAACGTATCCTGCCGATCcttgaagaggaagaaggaaagccaGACCAGCGGGGCCACAGTGAGGAAGCACAAACCACCACGGCTCAGCGAGATCAAGAGGAAAACGGATGAGCACCCGGAGCTTAAAGAGAAGCTGATGAACAGGGTGGTGGACGAGTCCGTGAACCTCGAGGACATCCCGGATTCGGTCAGTGTTTTTGCAGACGAAGTGGCAGCCAAGATCATGAACCTAACAGAGTTCTCCGTGGTGGACGGCGTCTGGCAAGCCCAGAGCTATCCACGGAACCGGTTACTCAGTGGAGACAGGTGGAACCGGCTGCAGGCTTCCAGCTGTGAAAGCATTCCAGAGGAGGACTCCAATGCCAGGGCCTACGTAAATAGCCTGGGTTTCATGAGTACCCTAAGTCAGCCAGTTAGCAGGGCCAGCTCTGTCTCCAAGCAGTCCAGCTGCGAGAGCATCACTGAGGAGTTTTCCAGGTTCATGGTGAACCAGATGGAAAATGAAGGAAGAGGGTTTGAGTTATTGCTGGATTACTATGCAGGCAAGAATGCCAGCAGCATCCTGAATTCAGCCGTGCAACAGGCGTGCCGTAAAAATGAGCACCTCAGCGTGAGGCCAAGCTGTCCCTCTAAGCAGTCCAGCACCGAGAGCATAACAGAGGAATTCTACAGGTACATGCTGAGGGACATcgaaagagaaaacaaggacaGCACGTCCTCCAGACGAAGCAGCCAGGATTGGACAGTTGGCCTACTGTCACCTTCTCTGCGATCCCCCTTGTGTTACAGACAGTCATCCATGCCAGATAGCAGACCCCTGGGTGCCAGGCTAACGGTGAACGCGCCCATCAAAGCCAGCTCCTTAGATGGCTTTACTCAAAACAGCCAGCAAGATTTCCTAAGTGTACATCCGGTCAGTAGCACTTCCTCATCCGGTCTCTGCAAATCTGACTCTTGCTTGTATCGGAGAGGTGGAACCGACCAGATCACCAACATGTTAATTCACGAGACGTGGGCAAACTCCATCAAGGCCCTCATGCGAAAGAACAAAATTATAGCGGATGATGCTGAGGCAGCTGAGCCTGTTCCCGGTGGCTCTCCCAGGCAAACGGAGAGATGTGCAAACAGATCATCTTCGAGCAGGGCGCAAAGTGGGCCCGCTCTTCTGGCGCAGGAGTCCATCGATGACCCGAGGAAAGACTCCATTACCGAAAGCAAGCATCCCCCAGTGTCGGCTCGGAGCAAAGCTTTTCCTCTTACAAACCACAACGGTTTAGCTTCTAAAAAGGAAACGTCTTCATGCCATGGGTCTGTCCCTGTAAGCCACAGCAGGCGGTCCCTGTGCACCAGGGATGTACCTTTAATTCAAATTGAAACAGATCAGAGAGAAGAGTGTGTTGGAGAACCTGAACACTTCTCTTCCAAAAGCAGCCCcctagaggaagcagaggagcaTTTGAAAGATGGAAAAGTCCCCCATGTGGCGAGGGATGGAGACACTGCCGAGAGTGCCTGCCAAAACCCCAGGTGAGTGAATGACCTCTTAGACTAGATAGGGTGCACGGACTGGACTTTGCTTCTCCCTTAGTATTTAGTCTAAATCGGAGGGACTTTATTGATGCAGGAACTGAATTCTGAGACAACAAGTGACCTCTCTGGGTTAATATGCACTTATAATAGAAATttggaagtaatttaaaaaaaaatttttttaatgtttgtttagttttgagagagagagagagagagagagagggactctgagtgggtgaggagcagagagagagggagacacagagtcggaagcaggcttcaggctccgagctgtcagcacagagcctgacacggggcttaaactgaccagctgtgagatcgtgacctgagccgaagtcagacacttaactgactgagccacgcaggcgaccctggaagtaatttttttaaaacttcaaaaacaaattgAATTCATCTATATAATAGGAGAATGAAAGTTTCGTTTTCCACATTAAAATTAATCTCCCATACTGTTACCTTTTAAAATTCAgtcataaaaattttcaaacaaaaaagaaagttatgTCAACTTATCCACttgaaaaaagttaaatttaaatacGTTTTAATATTAGAATCTGACATTAAACATTTTAGTATCATTTTTCTCTACCGTCTCTCCTTTCaagtttctctattttgttttgttctaaagATCTTTGGAAGGACATCTTGTCCCACAAATACTAGACCTTTAGATGCATGGTATAATCATGGCAGTTTAAGTGCAAGGCAACATTGGAGTTTTATTATTTCAGTAGTTCTTTTCTAGAAGATTGTAATGTAAGTGGCAATGCATTTTGAATTTGAGacaaaggaattctttttttccaagtgCTTAAGGAAGAGTCAATCCTCTTACAATTCCCAGTTTTTGTAGAAAATTCATAACTATTCTTGAATATGGGACCATTGTatcatttaaacaaattattattgAAGTTTAGTTGAcctacaatattatattaatttcaggtgtgcaacacagTTCagctacacattactcagtgttcgCCACAAGTGTGGTCACCCTCTGTCACCATACGTCACAATTACACTATTATTGACAATAATCCCTATGCTGtagttttcatctccatgacttatgtATTTAATACCGttgcttcattttaaaatgtttctctgtctctaaagttaaataagacagaaaaaaaaaaaacaaattaggcTGAGTAGCCTTGGAAAACGTAAGTTAGAGAAATAGCCTACGTCTTTTCAGAGACCTATGCTTATTGTACAAAGAGcctagtattttaaaatgtttaggtGCAATAAACAAGTTGAACACAGCTTTCATCAAATttcagctgctctggaaaatccCTAATACTTTCCCTCCACCAGGGAAGCAGAAGGGATCCGTCCTCAGGTGCCGGGACTCCCTATGATTATGGCATCATTACAAGGTGTAGGTGATGGTGGTCAAGGTGCACCTATTTCCTTCTTAGCCTCTTAGTGCTGAGAACTTAACTTTCCAATTGAATAAAATCCTAGGAAAATTCAAGAGAAGGAAAGCATGAAAACCCACAAGCAAAAGAGTGTAGGTTAAGCGAAATGAAATACAGACCAAGCGGACCAAAACAAGTTCATATATATCAGTAATTCTCCAGCTCTAGACAATACTTACCAAAGTCTTATAGGAGTACCCTACCTCACTTTAGATCAAAGAGTTGAAGAAACAAAAGGGCCAATGTGTAATT harbors:
- the SPHKAP gene encoding A-kinase anchor protein SPHKAP, with the translated sequence MDIPIKAANVLWLSRPRTISLKILSKFHRHPKGMEEDWAACNLESPLMYEVCAPQQGSTSGGWRGGLGSSITACKKVLRSNSLLESTDYWLQNQRTPCQIGFVEDKSENCASVCFVNLDVNKDACSTEHLQQKLVNVSPDLPKLISSMNVQQPKENEIVLLSGLTSGNLQADFEVSQCPWLPDICLVQCARGNRANSTNCIIFEINKFLIGLELVQERQLQLETNILKVEDDTNCSLSSIEEDFLTASEHLEEETEGEEYRNGYENINASTHVLESKKPKEVTQEEWNDNKKKLLYPSEDKCISRSHTTLIKAEGSLEKVEGTILQSLDSSAEPSEWTGKAVQNEKPARNYCYSESFKGHVEKSQAPYIPGDVHFPGMVKKGGPSVHGTLTEHGSSLDPGDPEDGTNSLPPHQDGEVTAGEYATNLAESVLQDAFIRLSQSQPTPPQESAVGVSVGSGLLPSGCSTKGMVVPRSWNELPKIVIVQSPDGSDAAPEAGISSWPEMEVSVETSGVLSGENSGRHPQSALEVALACAATVIGTISSPQATERLKMEQESLVSPRPLGGDHLQSQISQVLKEPSVSEYSFPSALCGMTQVASAIAVCGLGESEEAKAPSGLSCAAEAHAAVPPLCGLATGSSMELGSEAIAQVLLQEAALVLTRPDAHSSIGDLMESVSRRILETASKPQTLYSENVLRNELAQTLSNVILEHSIDEALQRNRTIDPNVSRHSSETLETLMESTNQLLFSVICFTFKKMRHFVQLGEWPTVLANETIRWRETDLGCQPPDQAASLAWTRATEHSSGQPLGGNPQSTSLVTNDLLDDIYLKQDRRGPAKPGLFKSPTLQSELPCSPRGPDSSPAKTPPKEIDLKVTVGEDPDKPHQTPSYNENEFRTSSERERTLTVGKYSRGSQDAKDSVSINAQEKYNHTSRLNSEIQVNLSLLGNDFPLPAQSALQAKHADLYCITDFAEELAEMIVSMATEIAAICLDNSNGKQPWFCAWKRGNEFLVTPNVSCRSLKRKKESQTSGATVRKHKPPRLSEIKRKTDEHPELKEKLMNRVVDESVNLEDIPDSVSVFADEVAAKIMNLTEFSVVDGVWQAQSYPRNRLLSGDRWNRLQASSCESIPEEDSNARAYVNSLGFMSTLSQPVSRASSVSKQSSCESITEEFSRFMVNQMENEGRGFELLLDYYAGKNASSILNSAVQQACRKNEHLSVRPSCPSKQSSTESITEEFYRYMLRDIERENKDSTSSRRSSQDWTVGLLSPSLRSPLCYRQSSMPDSRPLGARLTVNAPIKASSLDGFTQNSQQDFLSVHPVSSTSSSGLCKSDSCLYRRGGTDQITNMLIHETWANSIKALMRKNKIIADDAEAAEPVPGGSPRQTERCANRSSSSRAQSGPALLAQESIDDPRKDSITESKHPPVSARSKAFPLTNHNGLASKKETSSCHGSVPVSHSRRSLCTRDVPLIQIETDQREECVGEPEHFSSKSSPLEEAEEHLKDGKVPHVARDGDTAESACQNPSAGLEVAEAEVSAEGRAPDEFPNLPSSSGESTDSWSQLTNEEDNPHDTSSFLQLSERSMSNGNSSATSSLGTVDLDIYQESMPSSPMINELVEEKETLKGQSENVEEGASGVQVGAASPQGSLLVINFDLEPECPDAELRATLQWIAASELGIPTIYFKKSQENRIEKFLDVVRLVQQKSWKVGDIFHAVVQYCKMHEEQKEGTPSLFDWLLGLG